The following coding sequences are from one Sphingobium sp. V4 window:
- a CDS encoding HAD family hydrolase, whose translation MTIKLICLDADDTLWHNMRHFNATEEALVAMLKPFAEDSVTRDRLITCETRNLKLYGYGAKGFTLSMIETAVELAGDNLSKSLVADILAAGRTLLAHPVELFDDVLETLEALSHLGKVVLVTKGDLLHQESKLAASGLGDLFSGIEIVSDKKPDTFTRIFAQYGVAAEEAVMAGDSLRSDINPALEAGAWAAYIPQEGAWAHEMGRVPEDHPRFRLLDRLGDLPDWVRSIL comes from the coding sequence ATGACGATCAAGCTCATCTGCCTCGATGCCGACGACACGCTCTGGCACAATATGCGTCATTTCAACGCGACCGAAGAAGCGCTGGTGGCGATGTTGAAACCCTTCGCTGAGGATTCCGTCACCCGCGACCGGCTCATCACCTGCGAGACGCGCAATCTCAAACTCTATGGCTATGGCGCCAAGGGCTTTACGCTGTCGATGATCGAGACGGCGGTCGAACTGGCGGGAGACAATCTTTCCAAGTCGCTGGTCGCCGACATTCTCGCTGCCGGGCGTACCCTGCTCGCCCATCCGGTCGAGCTGTTCGACGATGTGCTGGAAACGCTGGAGGCGCTGTCGCATCTGGGCAAGGTCGTGCTGGTGACGAAGGGTGACCTGCTGCACCAGGAAAGCAAGCTGGCAGCGTCGGGCCTGGGCGACCTGTTCAGCGGAATCGAGATCGTCAGCGACAAGAAGCCGGACACCTTCACCCGCATCTTTGCCCAATATGGCGTCGCGGCGGAGGAAGCGGTGATGGCGGGCGATTCGCTGCGATCGGATATCAATCCCGCGCTGGAGGCGGGCGCATGGGCCGCTTATATTCCGCAGGAAGGCGCCTGGGCGCATGAAATGGGCCGGGTGCCCGAGGATCATCCGCGCTTCCGCCTGCTCGACCGGCTGGGCGATCTGCCGGATTGGGTCCGGTCGATCCTTTGA